Proteins encoded within one genomic window of Hyalangium minutum:
- a CDS encoding serine hydrolase → MASAAVVSLLIAAVLATPASEAIGERPVVGWLSGLAPGVEEVARDFEGELSLYVLNVEDGESYAYDADTPTYLSSAIKIMVMLEVLHQVELQQLSWDELLELRPDDLRDGMHRLGSARPGERLSIATLLEYMMGDSDNAAADLLIRRVGLDRVKAQLAARGIQTGPLTSLLEERQRIYGKLDPRAREFTPAQIQALGQHASLASRARFLSGLLEHSPAWTGRELDQAFSSFYEEKVNSASMRDMGRLLAQVARCEGLSADSCSRAHQLMRGCRTGRGRIAAGLPKTAAWAHKTGTQHRRACDLGFLELRPGQTIVIAACTRGFWHVADAERLFARLGKLISTAASTPAPRHPEL, encoded by the coding sequence ATGGCCTCCGCAGCAGTGGTTTCTCTCCTCATCGCTGCGGTGCTCGCCACTCCGGCCTCAGAAGCCATCGGAGAGCGCCCCGTCGTGGGGTGGCTCTCCGGGCTCGCTCCCGGTGTCGAGGAGGTCGCGAGAGACTTTGAGGGTGAGCTCTCGCTCTACGTCCTCAACGTCGAGGACGGCGAGTCCTATGCCTACGATGCCGACACGCCGACGTACCTCTCGTCCGCTATCAAGATCATGGTGATGCTGGAAGTACTGCATCAAGTGGAACTCCAGCAACTCTCCTGGGATGAGCTGCTCGAGCTCAGGCCCGATGACCTCCGGGATGGCATGCACCGGCTCGGCAGCGCCCGGCCCGGTGAGCGGCTGTCGATCGCGACGCTCCTCGAATACATGATGGGGGACAGCGACAACGCCGCCGCGGATCTCCTCATTCGCCGAGTCGGTCTCGACCGGGTGAAGGCGCAGCTCGCCGCCCGAGGAATCCAGACGGGCCCGCTCACCTCGCTCCTGGAGGAGCGCCAGCGCATCTACGGCAAGCTGGACCCCAGAGCCCGGGAGTTCACTCCGGCCCAGATTCAAGCGCTGGGTCAGCATGCCTCGCTGGCCTCTCGCGCCCGGTTTCTCTCCGGTCTCTTGGAGCACTCGCCCGCATGGACGGGCCGGGAGCTCGATCAGGCCTTCAGCTCCTTCTACGAGGAGAAGGTGAACTCTGCCTCCATGCGGGACATGGGGCGGCTGCTCGCGCAAGTGGCCCGCTGTGAGGGACTGAGCGCGGACAGCTGTTCCCGGGCTCATCAACTCATGCGGGGATGCCGCACGGGCCGGGGACGAATCGCGGCGGGACTGCCCAAGACCGCTGCATGGGCGCACAAGACCGGGACTCAGCACCGACGCGCCTGCGATTTGGGCTTCCTGGAGCTCCGGCCCGGTCAGACGATTGTCATCGCCGCGTGCACCCGGGGTTTCTGGCATGTCGCGGATGCTGAGCGCCTGTTCGCACGCTTGGGAAAGCTCATCTCGACCGCTGCGAGCACGCCCGCGCCCAGACACCCCGAGCTGTAG
- a CDS encoding MASE1 domain-containing protein, producing MALSLNLGLKGSQQKTLWLRALVLGVSFFALGLLAVRFVFPPTPNALLWLPSGLSLVFLMRASPREWPVLLTAIFVAEFASVLLHKTGIPLGTALLWSLGNCLRSLWGAWLMRRFVGTSIRLSRSWEVAGLLLFGGLVSPIASATLGGLGILVWQGSFSLSHWVIWWLSDGLGTMLVAPLLLTWSSTVLSPGRFRRLMELVAMLTLTALSANLIFAQPSASGVWASLAYVSFAFVMWGALRLGPLGGASASAVVAFFAVWHTLLGRGPFGTLHTSALQEVLTLQIFLTILSMMALMLAAVVSERRRAERLQQLLVDAGAVLAASLDVRETIPRVARLVVPHTCTGFAVWLEGENGLLERIVQAGWSPEREARVRGALPPLPTASRRWHTEEGTVVLAPLWVHGSAKGALVLMSDELTRCAGTTDLRLAEDLAHRFSMALENARLYEEARQAIEVRNEFIAIAAHELRTPLTALTLRMRSLEGLLQRERASDEAHEKLRAASRQLGRLGQLVERLLDVGRITTGRMELHPERVEVHELVEQVVEGFSEEARRAGVTLKVEAQTGLVAWWDRGRVEQALANLLANSLKFGAGQPIEVHVSGVGPWVRIAVTDHGIGIEPEALERIFERFERAVSSNRYGGLGLGLFLARQIVESHGGTIHVESHPGEGATFVLQLPVRHPPSAEIKAEGEHPPLS from the coding sequence ATGGCACTCTCCTTGAACCTTGGCCTGAAGGGCTCGCAGCAGAAGACACTCTGGCTCCGTGCGCTGGTGCTCGGAGTGAGCTTCTTCGCACTGGGCCTGCTGGCCGTGCGGTTCGTCTTTCCTCCGACTCCGAATGCCCTGCTCTGGCTGCCGAGCGGACTCTCGCTCGTCTTCCTCATGCGGGCATCTCCTCGGGAGTGGCCTGTCTTGCTCACCGCCATCTTCGTGGCGGAGTTCGCCTCGGTGCTGCTCCATAAGACCGGCATTCCTCTGGGCACCGCCCTCCTCTGGAGCCTGGGCAACTGCCTGCGCTCGCTGTGGGGCGCGTGGTTGATGCGGCGCTTCGTAGGCACCTCCATCCGGCTCTCCCGGAGCTGGGAGGTGGCCGGGTTGCTCCTCTTCGGAGGCCTGGTGAGCCCCATCGCCAGCGCCACGCTGGGAGGGCTCGGCATTCTCGTATGGCAGGGATCCTTCTCCCTGAGCCATTGGGTGATCTGGTGGCTGAGCGATGGACTGGGGACGATGCTGGTAGCGCCGCTGCTGCTAACCTGGTCCTCCACGGTTCTCTCACCCGGCCGTTTCCGGCGCCTGATGGAGCTGGTGGCGATGCTCACCTTGACGGCGCTGAGCGCGAACCTCATCTTCGCGCAGCCCTCGGCCTCGGGAGTCTGGGCCTCGCTGGCCTATGTCAGCTTCGCCTTCGTCATGTGGGGTGCGCTGCGGCTGGGCCCCCTGGGCGGCGCGAGCGCCTCGGCCGTGGTGGCGTTCTTCGCGGTCTGGCACACCCTGCTCGGCCGAGGCCCCTTCGGCACCCTGCACACGTCCGCACTCCAGGAGGTGCTCACCCTTCAGATCTTCCTGACGATCCTCTCCATGATGGCGCTGATGCTGGCCGCGGTGGTCTCCGAGAGGCGCCGGGCCGAGCGTCTCCAGCAGCTCCTGGTGGATGCGGGCGCGGTGCTGGCTGCCTCGCTGGACGTCCGCGAGACGATTCCACGCGTGGCCCGGCTCGTCGTGCCTCATACGTGCACCGGGTTCGCGGTGTGGCTGGAGGGTGAGAACGGGCTGCTGGAGCGCATTGTCCAGGCGGGGTGGAGCCCGGAGCGAGAGGCACGCGTGCGCGGTGCACTGCCGCCCCTGCCCACGGCCTCGCGGCGCTGGCATACCGAGGAGGGCACGGTGGTGTTGGCACCGCTGTGGGTGCACGGCAGCGCGAAGGGCGCGCTCGTGCTCATGAGCGACGAGTTGACCCGGTGCGCTGGCACCACGGACCTCCGGCTGGCCGAGGACCTGGCCCACCGTTTCAGCATGGCCCTGGAGAACGCGCGTCTCTATGAGGAGGCGCGCCAGGCCATCGAGGTGCGCAACGAGTTCATCGCCATTGCCGCCCACGAGCTGCGCACGCCGTTGACGGCGCTCACGCTGCGCATGCGGAGCCTGGAGGGGCTGCTCCAGCGGGAGCGAGCCTCCGACGAGGCCCACGAGAAGCTCCGCGCGGCGTCACGCCAGCTCGGGCGCCTGGGCCAGCTCGTCGAGCGCCTGCTGGATGTGGGCCGAATCACCACGGGCCGGATGGAGCTCCATCCGGAGCGCGTGGAAGTGCACGAGCTGGTCGAACAGGTGGTGGAAGGCTTCAGCGAGGAGGCCCGGAGGGCGGGCGTCACGCTGAAGGTGGAGGCCCAGACAGGCCTCGTTGCGTGGTGGGACCGAGGCCGCGTCGAGCAGGCGCTCGCCAACCTGCTGGCAAACTCGCTCAAGTTCGGGGCGGGGCAGCCCATCGAGGTCCACGTCTCGGGTGTGGGCCCTTGGGTGCGCATCGCGGTGACGGATCACGGCATCGGCATCGAGCCCGAGGCGCTGGAGCGCATCTTCGAGCGCTTTGAGCGCGCGGTGTCGTCCAATCGGTATGGAGGGCTGGGCCTGGGGCTGTTCCTGGCCCGGCAGATCGTCGAGTCCCACGGCGGGACGATTCATGTCGAGAGCCACCCGGGTGAGGGGGCAACGTTCGTGCTCCAGCTCCCGGTGCGGCACCCTCCCTCGGCGGAAATCAAGGCGGAGGGGGAGCACCCTCCCCTCTCCTAA
- a CDS encoding phospholipase D-like domain-containing protein, giving the protein MSLRLLLLSACLSLACATSSPHPLTSEATTASAEPGLVLVESSPVETALDHADIPDAWRVWPEMIGAAARTLEIEQFYVSNAPGSRLEPVIEAIEAAAARGVRVRLLVDEKFVKQYPETLERLAARRVEVRRMDTAKSMGGVQHAKYFIVDGREAYFGSQNFDWRSLEHIQELGLRVRVPEVVRALGTIFELDWTLAAGGSPPASTEKVPGPLPVSFGGETVRVTPVFSPQGYLPDPTTWDLPRLVELIDGAKRSVRVQVLTYRARARDGSEFHELEDALKRASARGVKVELMVADWSKRSGTIEGLQALHAPPGLTVKLVTIPRWSGGFIPFARVVHAKYMVVDGEAAWVGTSNWERDYFTQTRNVGLIIEGTAFAQQLERFFSDTWNSAYAAEVDPKATYQPPAVSSEP; this is encoded by the coding sequence ATGTCCCTGCGCCTCCTGCTGCTCAGCGCGTGCCTCTCGCTCGCGTGCGCCACCTCCTCGCCGCATCCGCTCACCTCTGAAGCCACCACCGCCTCCGCTGAACCCGGGCTGGTGCTCGTGGAGAGCAGCCCGGTGGAGACGGCGCTGGACCATGCGGACATCCCCGATGCGTGGCGCGTCTGGCCGGAGATGATCGGCGCGGCCGCGCGCACCTTGGAGATCGAGCAGTTCTATGTGAGCAACGCGCCCGGCAGCCGGTTGGAGCCCGTCATTGAGGCCATCGAGGCCGCAGCGGCTCGCGGCGTGCGAGTGCGGCTGCTCGTGGACGAGAAGTTCGTGAAGCAGTACCCGGAGACCCTGGAACGGCTGGCGGCCCGCCGCGTCGAGGTGCGCCGAATGGACACGGCCAAGTCCATGGGCGGAGTGCAGCACGCCAAGTACTTCATCGTGGATGGGCGCGAGGCGTACTTCGGCAGCCAGAACTTCGACTGGCGCTCGCTCGAGCACATCCAGGAGCTCGGCCTCCGCGTGCGCGTGCCCGAGGTGGTGCGGGCCCTCGGTACCATCTTCGAGCTCGACTGGACTCTGGCGGCGGGTGGCTCGCCCCCTGCCTCCACGGAGAAAGTGCCCGGGCCGCTCCCCGTCTCCTTCGGCGGAGAGACGGTGCGCGTGACGCCCGTCTTCAGCCCTCAGGGTTACCTGCCGGACCCCACCACGTGGGATCTGCCTCGGCTGGTGGAGCTCATCGATGGGGCGAAGCGCTCCGTGCGCGTGCAGGTCCTCACCTACCGGGCCCGCGCTCGCGACGGGAGCGAGTTCCACGAGCTGGAGGACGCGCTGAAGCGGGCCAGCGCCCGCGGGGTAAAGGTGGAGCTGATGGTGGCGGACTGGAGCAAGCGCTCGGGCACCATCGAAGGGCTTCAGGCGCTCCACGCTCCGCCCGGGCTCACCGTGAAGCTCGTCACCATCCCCCGCTGGTCCGGCGGCTTCATCCCCTTCGCGCGCGTGGTGCACGCCAAGTACATGGTGGTGGATGGCGAGGCCGCCTGGGTGGGCACGAGCAACTGGGAGCGCGACTACTTCACCCAGACGCGCAACGTGGGCCTGATCATCGAGGGCACGGCCTTCGCCCAGCAGCTGGAGCGCTTCTTCTCGGACACATGGAACAGTGCCTACGCGGCCGAGGTGGATCCGAAGGCCACCTACCAACCGCCAGCGGTCTCCAGCGAACCCTAG
- a CDS encoding TonB-dependent receptor, whose protein sequence is MKTSLLSLGGRVLLLALLALVALPQTALAAGENYGQVSGYVYDPTGAPLAEVPLTLSGPSMQQPQTTTSGDDGRFEFTLVPPGEKYALEVKVEGFTPIKKTGINVRLGQTSPVDVKLEVLTETEAVATYEIVTQVNPIINPDSAQTGAVLTAEKASATPVFNQVQAIPQLVAGVGPGNAPSSRGGLSRYGKSFVDGMDTTDVTDGSISAPFNFYAVENFEVITGGLDAQYNSLGMIENVVTKSGSNDFTYDVTMVLSPAWSNAKALSASNQSSAVGGFIQNDTPQAETSFYSPLVAFGGPIVKDRLWFYASGQWNFSHQETPITLPGEELTNRPKDTETRLARLKLTWQPTAKDRISFAFNYDRNLIDNNISNSSTALDAESKINRGGFFFIVNYDRPLTDTMLFQVSAGTTYKDAHFGPQNDDDDAVSHSDGNVTRFSSGSLGSGRVGNYQDETKRRFQLDPTLTFKLDKHQMKGGIQIGYLTGGQTQGVTGNQRYIDRSGGVCNPDDPTTFAYCDRRIDFYDPNGEQKPLSTDASVLTLGTFIQDRFTLNRHFTVVGGLRFDAGRLYSDDGKFIKNLTGFGPRLSGTYDLFGDRTTLLKAHFGRSTDVGDVFVAQHGNPDLTQVTTRWNTTTNSFAECTPFGTETGCQTAGGPTGRIFDRDAKTPKVDELSFGLHQAVGDKAVVGADFTYRKYSNLWVDEEVNQIWDPSGTRVVGYVNGEPRQITKITSPDDAWRDYKGMDLWVQGKSGPWDLLANYTLAFANGTVGNYFDNYGFNPRMKSFAEGPNPDDIRHTVKGSISYATDFGLDFGFRFRYLTGTPLWMNSVNAGGGTLYRSERGTGHSVNAATGRPDFNDPSTVSELRNPDTFLLDAQARYDLGRPLGMKQKLELTLLVVNLFNNTDVSTINDRYSATGTNTFGTSNFRNRPLQAELLLRFRN, encoded by the coding sequence ATGAAGACCTCCCTTCTGTCTCTCGGCGGCCGGGTGCTGCTCCTGGCCCTGCTGGCGCTCGTTGCGCTGCCCCAGACCGCGCTGGCGGCGGGCGAGAACTACGGCCAGGTGTCTGGCTACGTGTATGACCCCACCGGCGCTCCGCTGGCCGAGGTTCCGCTGACGCTGAGCGGCCCGTCCATGCAGCAGCCGCAGACGACGACGAGCGGCGATGACGGCCGCTTCGAGTTCACCCTGGTGCCGCCGGGCGAGAAGTACGCGCTCGAGGTGAAGGTGGAGGGCTTCACGCCCATCAAGAAGACGGGCATCAACGTGCGCCTGGGGCAGACGTCCCCGGTGGACGTGAAGCTCGAGGTGCTCACCGAGACGGAGGCGGTGGCCACCTATGAGATCGTCACCCAGGTCAACCCCATCATCAACCCGGACTCGGCGCAGACGGGCGCGGTGCTGACGGCGGAGAAGGCCTCGGCCACCCCCGTGTTCAACCAGGTGCAGGCCATTCCCCAGCTGGTGGCGGGCGTGGGCCCGGGCAACGCGCCCAGCAGCCGCGGCGGCCTGTCGCGCTACGGCAAGAGCTTCGTGGACGGCATGGACACCACGGACGTGACGGACGGCAGCATCAGCGCCCCGTTCAACTTCTACGCCGTGGAGAACTTCGAAGTGATCACCGGCGGTCTGGACGCTCAGTACAACTCGCTGGGCATGATCGAGAACGTCGTCACCAAGAGCGGCTCCAACGACTTCACCTATGACGTGACGATGGTGCTGTCGCCGGCGTGGTCCAACGCCAAGGCGCTGTCGGCCTCCAACCAGAGCAGCGCGGTGGGCGGCTTCATCCAGAACGACACCCCGCAGGCGGAGACGAGCTTCTACAGCCCGCTGGTGGCCTTCGGTGGCCCCATCGTGAAGGACCGGCTGTGGTTCTACGCCTCGGGCCAGTGGAACTTCTCGCACCAGGAGACGCCCATCACCCTGCCCGGTGAGGAGCTGACCAACCGCCCGAAGGACACGGAGACGCGGCTGGCGCGCCTGAAGCTCACCTGGCAGCCCACGGCCAAGGACCGCATCTCCTTCGCGTTCAACTACGACCGGAACCTCATCGACAACAACATCTCCAACTCCAGCACCGCGCTGGACGCCGAGTCGAAGATCAACCGCGGCGGCTTCTTCTTCATCGTCAACTACGACCGGCCGCTGACCGACACCATGCTGTTCCAGGTGTCCGCGGGTACCACGTACAAGGACGCGCACTTCGGGCCGCAGAACGACGATGACGACGCCGTCTCGCACAGCGACGGCAACGTGACGCGCTTCAGCTCGGGCTCGCTGGGCAGCGGCCGCGTGGGCAACTACCAGGACGAGACCAAGCGCCGCTTCCAGCTCGATCCGACGCTGACCTTCAAGCTGGACAAGCACCAGATGAAGGGTGGCATCCAGATTGGCTACCTGACGGGCGGCCAGACCCAGGGCGTCACCGGCAACCAGCGCTACATCGACCGCAGCGGCGGCGTGTGCAACCCGGATGATCCGACGACGTTCGCGTACTGCGACCGGCGCATCGACTTCTACGATCCGAACGGCGAGCAGAAGCCGCTGTCCACGGACGCCTCGGTGCTGACGCTGGGCACGTTCATCCAGGACCGCTTCACCCTCAACCGCCACTTCACGGTGGTGGGCGGCCTGCGCTTCGACGCGGGGCGGCTGTACTCGGACGATGGCAAGTTCATCAAGAACCTGACGGGGTTCGGCCCGCGTCTGTCGGGCACGTATGACCTGTTCGGCGACCGCACCACGCTGCTCAAGGCGCACTTCGGCCGCTCCACGGACGTGGGCGACGTGTTCGTGGCCCAGCACGGCAACCCGGACCTGACGCAGGTGACGACGCGCTGGAACACCACGACCAACAGCTTCGCCGAGTGCACGCCGTTCGGCACCGAGACGGGCTGCCAGACGGCGGGTGGCCCCACCGGCCGCATCTTCGACCGGGACGCGAAGACGCCGAAGGTGGACGAGCTGAGCTTTGGCCTGCACCAAGCGGTGGGCGACAAGGCGGTGGTGGGCGCGGACTTCACCTACCGCAAGTACTCCAACCTCTGGGTGGACGAGGAGGTCAACCAAATCTGGGATCCGTCCGGTACGCGCGTGGTGGGCTACGTGAACGGCGAGCCGCGGCAGATCACGAAGATCACCTCGCCGGACGACGCGTGGCGTGACTACAAGGGCATGGACCTGTGGGTGCAGGGCAAGTCGGGCCCGTGGGACCTGCTGGCCAACTACACGCTGGCGTTCGCCAACGGCACGGTGGGCAACTACTTCGACAACTACGGCTTCAACCCGCGCATGAAGTCCTTCGCGGAGGGCCCGAACCCGGACGACATCCGGCACACCGTCAAGGGCTCCATCTCGTACGCGACGGACTTCGGCCTCGATTTCGGCTTCCGGTTCCGCTACCTGACGGGCACCCCGCTGTGGATGAACAGCGTCAACGCGGGCGGCGGCACGCTGTACCGCTCCGAGCGCGGCACCGGCCACTCCGTCAACGCGGCCACGGGCCGGCCGGATTTCAACGATCCGTCCACCGTGTCCGAGCTGCGCAACCCGGACACCTTCCTCCTGGACGCGCAGGCCCGCTACGATCTCGGCCGCCCGCTGGGCATGAAGCAGAAGCTGGAGCTGACGCTGCTGGTGGTGAACCTGTTCAACAACACGGACGTGTCCACCATCAACGACCGGTACTCGGCCACGGGCACCAACACGTTTGGTACCTCCAACTTCCGCAACCGCCCGCTGCAGGCGGAGCTGCTCCTGCGCTTCCGCAACTGA
- a CDS encoding LysM peptidoglycan-binding domain-containing protein has translation MSTYSIRNGDTLSAIAARFNTSVSALAKANHISNPNKIFAGQKLTVPGKSDGFDSKPASRPASSGGGSAPQASAAARGPVKDGDGRKFPTSRDGTPMYRQGDPQWGGRRLGTSSSLAAAGCAMTATSMAVSKITGKVINPGEMDQYLDTHGGYAGNGLIWGKAAQMGGLGAAKQSWNLDTINKQIDKGRPVVIGVDYKAGSNGGANGTDHWITVTGRGREGGKNVYYANDPATGKQITLNQVGNRLVGGPKSYKSTGQLVTFSGGNPNPGTAPKPSTPTKPSTPSKPEPKPSTSVKGAAVPGGDLKRGAQGAAVKQLQAALVKAGNMTQKEMNTGPGVFGPRTESALKEFQKAHNVPATGYYGPLTRKAFEKLGAKVGGSSGGGTTTGTGGVKPADPGPVKGGVSLQQLKKVMPNLSDAKARQVLPHLNKAMQEAQINTPKRQAAFLAQLAHESGELRYFEEIASGAAYEGRKDLGNTQPGDGVRFKGRGPIQLTGRANYRAAGKALGIDLEHNPKRAADIDVGFRTAAWFWNSRGLNKYADAGNFREVTRRINGGYNGLSSREAYYRRALNVLG, from the coding sequence GTGTCCACTTACTCGATTCGAAACGGCGACACCCTGAGCGCCATCGCGGCCCGGTTCAACACGTCGGTCTCGGCGCTGGCCAAGGCCAACCACATCTCCAACCCCAACAAGATCTTCGCCGGGCAGAAGCTGACCGTCCCCGGCAAGTCGGACGGGTTCGACTCCAAGCCGGCCTCGCGCCCTGCGTCCAGCGGGGGCGGCTCGGCGCCCCAGGCCTCGGCAGCGGCGCGCGGCCCGGTGAAGGATGGCGACGGCCGCAAGTTCCCCACCTCGCGTGACGGCACGCCGATGTACCGCCAGGGAGACCCGCAGTGGGGCGGCCGGCGCCTGGGCACCAGCTCCAGCCTGGCGGCGGCGGGCTGCGCCATGACGGCCACCTCCATGGCGGTGAGCAAGATCACCGGCAAGGTCATCAACCCCGGCGAGATGGATCAGTACCTGGATACGCACGGCGGCTACGCGGGCAACGGCCTCATCTGGGGCAAGGCCGCGCAGATGGGGGGCCTGGGCGCCGCCAAGCAGTCGTGGAACCTGGACACCATCAACAAGCAGATCGACAAGGGCCGGCCGGTGGTGATCGGCGTGGACTACAAGGCCGGCAGCAACGGCGGCGCCAACGGCACCGACCACTGGATCACCGTGACGGGCCGCGGCCGCGAGGGCGGCAAGAACGTCTACTACGCCAATGATCCGGCCACCGGGAAGCAGATCACCCTGAACCAGGTGGGCAACCGGCTGGTGGGCGGCCCCAAGAGCTACAAGTCCACGGGCCAGCTGGTGACGTTCTCCGGCGGCAACCCGAACCCGGGCACGGCGCCGAAGCCCTCCACGCCGACCAAGCCCTCCACCCCGAGCAAGCCGGAGCCGAAGCCCTCCACCTCGGTGAAGGGTGCCGCGGTGCCGGGCGGTGACCTGAAGCGCGGCGCGCAGGGCGCGGCGGTGAAGCAGCTCCAGGCGGCGCTGGTGAAGGCCGGCAACATGACGCAGAAGGAGATGAACACGGGCCCCGGCGTCTTCGGTCCCCGCACCGAGTCGGCGCTCAAGGAGTTCCAGAAGGCGCACAACGTGCCGGCCACGGGCTACTACGGGCCGCTGACCCGGAAGGCCTTCGAGAAGCTGGGCGCCAAGGTGGGCGGCAGCAGCGGCGGCGGCACGACCACCGGCACGGGCGGCGTGAAGCCGGCGGATCCGGGTCCGGTCAAGGGCGGCGTCTCCCTGCAGCAGCTGAAGAAGGTCATGCCGAACCTGTCGGACGCGAAGGCGCGCCAGGTGCTTCCGCACCTGAACAAGGCGATGCAGGAGGCCCAGATCAACACGCCGAAGCGTCAGGCGGCCTTCCTGGCCCAGCTGGCGCACGAGAGCGGCGAGCTGCGCTACTTCGAGGAGATTGCCTCGGGCGCGGCGTACGAGGGCCGCAAGGACCTGGGCAACACCCAGCCGGGCGACGGCGTGCGCTTCAAGGGCCGTGGCCCCATCCAGCTGACCGGCCGCGCCAACTACCGGGCGGCGGGCAAGGCGCTGGGCATCGACCTGGAGCACAACCCGAAGCGCGCCGCGGACATCGACGTGGGCTTCCGCACCGCCGCGTGGTTCTGGAACAGCCGCGGCCTGAACAAGTACGCGGACGCGGGCAACTTCCGCGAAGTCACGCGCCGCATCAACGGCGGCTACAACGGGCTGTCCAGCCGCGAGGCCTACTACCGCCGCGCGCTGAACGTCCTGGGCTGA
- a CDS encoding expansin EXLX1 family cellulose-binding protein produces MRRENVLLPSALIAAGMLSLAACSGTTPEEGVPVPVEPISDPQDTVATRVETDGTGNCNFDASPADLSLAALNDSDYGEGFMCGACIEVVGPNQKPVVARVVDRCYSCAAEQVGLSKHVFDQVGASDFLQTTLRWRYVTCPVTGPVQYRFKEDSNPYWAAIQVRNHLLPIQKLEWMKDGAWTDIPRTSYNYFVQPGMGAGPIRVRVTASDGQQLEDTLPEVLSATLIPGAAQFGMK; encoded by the coding sequence ATGCGACGCGAGAACGTTCTCCTTCCTTCCGCGCTCATCGCCGCCGGAATGCTGAGCCTGGCGGCGTGCTCTGGTACCACTCCCGAAGAAGGAGTCCCTGTCCCTGTCGAGCCCATCTCGGATCCGCAGGACACCGTCGCCACGCGCGTCGAGACGGACGGCACGGGCAACTGCAACTTCGACGCGAGCCCGGCTGACCTGAGCTTGGCCGCGCTGAACGACAGCGACTACGGCGAGGGCTTCATGTGCGGGGCCTGCATCGAAGTCGTTGGCCCCAACCAGAAGCCCGTGGTCGCCCGCGTCGTGGACCGCTGCTACAGCTGCGCGGCGGAGCAGGTCGGCCTCAGCAAGCACGTGTTCGACCAGGTGGGCGCCTCGGATTTCCTCCAGACGACCCTCCGCTGGCGCTACGTCACCTGCCCGGTGACAGGCCCCGTGCAGTACCGCTTCAAGGAGGACAGCAACCCGTACTGGGCCGCCATCCAGGTGCGCAACCACCTGCTGCCCATCCAGAAGCTGGAGTGGATGAAGGACGGCGCTTGGACCGACATCCCCCGCACCTCCTATAACTACTTCGTGCAGCCCGGCATGGGCGCTGGCCCCATCCGCGTGCGCGTCACGGCATCGGACGGCCAGCAGCTCGAGGACACCCTGCCCGAGGTCCTCTCCGCCACCCTCATCCCCGGCGCCGCCCAGTTCGGGATGAAATGA
- a CDS encoding expansin EXLX1 family cellulose-binding protein, whose product MRATSLSSLRCLTALACTLGLAACSSSESFKGEVIDGVKGLTDFKNGIATWYYADGSGHCGYDKSPNDMDVAAMNASEFNNSAMCGACAEVEGPQGTVRVRITDSCPECAAGHLDLSKEAFAKISPVDAGRVQTRWRLVSCAVQGPVRYRIKEGSNPDWAAIQVRNHLLPIQKLEWMKSGSWVEVKRESYNYFVASSGMGKGPVQLRLTATDGQQLVDTLPEIEANQIFNGAKQFALQ is encoded by the coding sequence ATGCGAGCCACTTCTCTGTCCTCTCTTCGTTGTCTCACCGCTCTGGCCTGCACGCTGGGCCTGGCGGCGTGCTCCTCCTCGGAGTCTTTCAAGGGAGAGGTGATCGACGGCGTCAAAGGCCTGACCGACTTCAAGAACGGAATCGCCACCTGGTACTACGCGGATGGCTCGGGCCACTGCGGCTATGACAAGAGCCCGAACGACATGGACGTGGCGGCGATGAACGCCTCCGAGTTCAACAACAGCGCGATGTGCGGCGCGTGCGCGGAGGTGGAGGGCCCCCAGGGCACCGTGCGCGTGCGCATCACCGACAGCTGCCCCGAGTGCGCCGCCGGCCACCTGGACCTGAGCAAGGAGGCCTTCGCGAAGATCTCTCCCGTCGACGCGGGCCGCGTGCAGACGCGCTGGCGGCTCGTCAGCTGCGCCGTGCAGGGCCCCGTGCGCTACCGCATCAAGGAGGGCAGCAACCCAGACTGGGCCGCCATCCAGGTGCGCAACCACCTGCTGCCCATCCAGAAGCTGGAGTGGATGAAGAGCGGCTCCTGGGTCGAGGTGAAGCGCGAGTCCTATAACTACTTCGTCGCGTCCTCCGGCATGGGCAAGGGCCCCGTGCAGCTCCGCCTCACCGCCACGGACGGCCAGCAGCTCGTGGACACCCTGCCGGAAATCGAGGCGAACCAGATCTTCAACGGCGCGAAACAGTTCGCATTGCAGTGA